Genomic window (Pyrus communis chromosome 13, drPyrComm1.1, whole genome shotgun sequence):
ACTTTGAAATGTTCTTTCTTGACTCTGGGATGACCATTACTTCAAAATTACAGAAATAACAGTGTctggatgtgaagaatgtagAGTGTAAGTAGAAAATGTAAGATGTATGTTGAGTTTGTGGAGTGCAAGGGTATTATAGGAAAGTATGTGACAATGTATTAAGATAatatttaattgaaaaagcaaacGTGAGATGCAAACATGGGATGCATTCAACAATTTGTGAGATGTTAATATAATAGATGCTTTGTTAAACAAGCGGAATTTGGATTCTTAAtccaaccgaaaaaaaaaaccgaagtAGAAATCCCAGAGATGGTACCTAAAACGACAATAGCAGCACGCACATTTTCAAAGTGAAATGCAACAATGTCTTCCTGAATATTTGCAAAAACATCATCTAAAACAATCACTCACTTCAACGTCGATGAGAGAACTTCAACTAACTAAACAAAATTATGTTTTGGGGAGTTGGAGCTTACATGCTACTTGTACACATACATTGTATAATTACAAATCGATCGCATGTATATTTATGCGGTATACATAACAGGGTTTCTAATTAATTGCACAATGCTGCTTCATAAATGACTACCAACAATGGTGATTCCTTCCTATTGTTTTGAACCACACAAGGCATCTAACTCCATAGGCGATTTCTGCTCAGCACTGCCATCTGTTTGTTTAAACTCTGTTTGCAAGCCAAATCCATATCCGCCATCACTTCCATACAGGTCTCGATCCCACTGACCCACATATTCGTTCTTCTGGTCAGCTTTTAGAGGCAGATTAGATGTGGCGTAACTGTCAGGCAACGGGTCATCCACCCTTTGTTTCTTATGGGGAGATGAGGGTGTGGCCAATGCATCTCCCGTTGTCTCAAACTGAGCTGGCTTCTGCTTATCCTCAGCTGATGGTAACACATCTGACGCTTTGGGTGCACCACCAAGCTTTTGCTGCTCCTCAATGATCTTCATCAAGTATTTGCCCTGAGCTTCTATTCTCATTTGCAACTGTCTTTGAACCTGAATCGGTTTTTCAGACATTAGAAAAATTCTTAGTATAGCCCACACATGTCTAGACACAGACCAGAACAACATGACAATAACCATAACAATACATCGCATACAAGAGCAGCTTATTACAAGCTTTTGTCATACTTAACACTTGCACTTGACGTGCGGTATTGAAGGTCAGGGACCAAATGtattgatttttgaaactcaaggaccaaaatgaggagttggatCAATGTCAAGGGTCATTTGCGATAAAACcccttattttgtgtaatccacgtgtcaccattTCATTGGATTTGTAGGTCCCACATACAAACTAGTAGAATAGTTGACGGAAACTTAATGGAAGGACCAAATTAATGTGCAGTAGTGAATGTCAGAGACGACATTGATTGATTGTGAAAgtgaaggaccaaaatgatgggtTTGATCAATCtcaggaccatttgtgataaaaacccttaatTTATTATTCTAGGAATGTATGGTGAAGTGAGAAGATTTTGCAGGCCAGACTGCATCCCTCTTCCAGCAATGTAAGGTGAAGTGACAAAAAGAGACTTTACCTCAAGCTGTTCATGAAGACGCTTCTGAACTTCCATTTGCATCCTCAATGCCTCATTAATTTGCACTCCGCTGAGCAATTCAAAGATTTTATGGAACGTTAGATGCGGAGTCATTAATATGCATGAGAGAGATGATTTTGCAAGTAAAGAAAATGATGATATTGGTCATTAAAGCTTAAGAGACAAAAAGTGTTCATAAACCTGTATAACCAATATAAGGTAAAGGAAAAGGTACCCACGGAGAAGAATCTGAACAAGAGAGGCTGTCTCCAGAACCCTTCTTCTCGTCCTTAGAACCTATAAGTCAGAAACAGTACtccattcaaattcatattttcattagGTACAAACAAGTTTTCTATTGCTGAAATAAAATATATGGATGTAGGGAGAAGCCTTTACCATCAGCTGGAGACTCTGGCAGGTACTTTGCAAGTCGATACTTCTATACAAAAGAATAATTGCATTGTTAAAAATAAGAACATATAAATCTCCCTAAATATGTAATATAGTGTAGCAAGGAAACCCACACCTGTAAATGGCTTTTCACATGATAAATAGTTAGTCCGGGAACACCCATCACTCTCAGAACACCTTTAGGTGTTGCCCCtaaagaaaattggaaaaaatgAACATATGTGAAGTATATTAAGGATACACGAATGCAATTAGAAACACTAGTTTGAGTGGGAGCagaaatggaaaaaaatttcaccaatCCCAGTGTTGTGGGACTGATTTGTCCCTTGGACCACACGCCAAAAATGAAGTATTGGACAATTTAATCCAGTCCTACATTTTTTTCTTGAGCTTGCAAAGCATGATTAGCTACCACATGTAAATCAAAACACATCCACTTCAATaagaattaaaaatttaaagacAATCAATCCTTAAACAGAATTACGAATATAGATGAAATAAGTAAACCACagctgagaaaaaaaaaatgctgggagagcatttattttttcaatttattttttcgaTTTATTAACTCAAAAGAAATGTACAACTCGTCGATAAGGAATCAAAAGTTGAtttagaaaacacagaatcaTTACACTCAAGGATATGAGAAATATTCAAATGACCAATATCAATCAGAATTCCtcaaaataaattaacagaAAGCAACAGTAACCATCACACAATAAATCCCAGTGAATAGTAAAAACCTCCTAGTCCTAGAAATTCAAGACGGGGTTAATTATACGGTTAACTACCCACACGAATGTGTACCTTACAGTACAACATGATAATTTAAATTCTTTGCTAGACTATAGATGGTTACCCGTAGTAAATAATACAGAAGATATGTGAAGGTGAGAAAAACAATGGAATTAATGGTTCAACACAACTTCCTTGGCTCTtcatcaaacaataaaaaacatGGTTATGCCTGAGCGAGTTTACTGCCAGCAATTTAACAAAGTTCTAACTACAATTTAACAAAAAGTACATCACAATAGCAAAATATCCACACAAAAAACAGTACTACAATTTAACAAAGTTCTAACTACCACatagtgaaaaataaaaatacgctggacaaaaataaattaatatctcTCCAAAAACTCTGACTTTGATTCAACCTAGGATTTTAAAGTGGACAACTAAATAGAGTCAGTTACGATATTAACAAACAAAGAACAATTTGAATATTTCCTTTTATTTCATAAGAAACATAATTAAAAGGTGTTGTTATTGAAACCCCAAAAAATTCATTGTGCACTCCTCATAagagtatttttctttcaaattttggaGCGCCAATAACAGCACCCTAACAaaacattaaacataaaaaggaaaattaatgaaaagggcttcaaaactttgtatgtaatatataatataattcatTTATAACAACTgtacatacatatattatacTCATAATTCTTGCTGGTGACAGTTACTATTCAATGGCAGTACGTACGAATATAAGTGCAATTAGAGGATATTATATGGAATGAAATTAAGGTGAATTAATAAACTAATTCAAGATGGCACATATAATATGAAAAGAAGGTGATGATGATAATAATTATCAGAGTGAGAGTTTCAATATTTAGGGTTTGATGTATGTAATTTGTGtccttttcattaaataaagttattagggtgcttttagttttaaaaaagttTAGAGAAGCCTTTTTCATTGAAGCTTtctgtctttttcattaaataaagttattataatgcttttggttaagaaaattattatagaagcccttttcattaaaactcccaaaatAAAACTGTACAA
Coding sequences:
- the LOC137713211 gene encoding myb family transcription factor PHL7-like, whose translation is MYHAKKFSTASLVPHKPQSSEELAIVGAVSGGSSAKSPTPSGGGSGKQRLRWTSDLHDRFVDAITQLGGPDRATPKGVLRVMGVPGLTIYHVKSHLQKYRLAKYLPESPADGSKDEKKGSGDSLSCSDSSPGVQINEALRMQMEVQKRLHEQLEVQRQLQMRIEAQGKYLMKIIEEQQKLGGAPKASDVLPSAEDKQKPAQFETTGDALATPSSPHKKQRVDDPLPDSYATSNLPLKADQKNEYVGQWDRDLYGSDGGYGFGLQTEFKQTDGSAEQKSPMELDALCGSKQ